GCGCTCTTCGTACCTTGCGTCCCACGACTGCTCGTCCATGTGACCCAGTGTGCCCGACCGGATCACCAGATCGAGCCGATGCGCTCAGCGCTCGAGAATGCCACGGAGCGTCGCCAGGTCCGCCTCGACGGCCGCGACGTCGGAGGCGAACTGCTCGGCCGTCATGTCCTCGCGTCGGTGAATCGTGAAGATCACCTCTGCTCCGCCCTCAGCCGGCACTACACGGACCGGGTTATGGACGATTGCGCCGTCCGGCATGACCACGTCGTGGTCCAACACGCGATGCTCGTTTCGGGGCACGAAACGTACTTCGACAACGCCGAACGGCGCGTCGGCGATCCAGCGTCCGGCGTCTTCGCGGATACCGTCGGCCAAGCCCGCCGCCCACTCCGGCAGCTTGGCCGGGTCCGACGCGTAGGCGTAGACGTCATCAGGGTCGGCGGCGATGAACGTGCTCACATGTCTTGACTCGAAGCTCATGCGTACAGCGTTGCAGTGCTCGTCGATGCCGTCTTGAACGTATCGGCCGCATGTCCGTACGGCTCGCGCCCCGACTCCTGCACACCGATGAGTCCGGCCGTCCGACACCGTCAACCCTGTACGCAACGCGCCAGGAGCGAATGCGCTGGACTGGGGCGGGACTCGTGACCGAGGGGTTTGACCGTGGCTTCGATGGAGGATGTACGCCCACTGGGCGAGGAGTTGGAGCGTTCGTACGAGGTCTACGTGCGCGGCCGGCTGAAGTTCCGCGTCAAACAGATCGTCTACGTGGCGTTCTCGCTCGACGAGACCGTGATGGAGTTCGCGTTTCCCAAGGAGGAGCGGGCCGCACTCGTCGCCAGCGAGCCGCACAAGTTCCAGTTGCCCGCGGAGTCGGACCTGAGATTCAACTGGATTGCCTCCGATCTCTCGGCGCTGGACCCGGCCGAGGCGCGCGAGTTCGTCGTCGACGCGTGGCGCATGGTCGTGCCGAAGAAGGTCTCACGAGCGTACGACCTGACTCACCCCAACGGCCCCGGCTGAGGAAT
The sequence above is drawn from the Nocardioidaceae bacterium SCSIO 66511 genome and encodes:
- a CDS encoding SRPBCC family protein, which codes for MSFESRHVSTFIAADPDDVYAYASDPAKLPEWAAGLADGIREDAGRWIADAPFGVVEVRFVPRNEHRVLDHDVVMPDGAIVHNPVRVVPAEGGAEVIFTIHRREDMTAEQFASDVAAVEADLATLRGILER